One genomic window of Novosphingobium aureum includes the following:
- the ygiD gene encoding 4,5-DOPA dioxygenase extradiol encodes MTQTMPSLFIGHGSPMTMITDNPERRFLEALGPRLPRPEAILTVTAHWETNGATHVSSGARPRTIHDFRGFPQELYDMQYPASGAPDLLDRIDALSGDLPVTRDASWGFDHGVWGVLRPLFPEADIPVVAMSVNHALSAEAHLELAARLAPLRREGVMIVGSGNVVHNLRLYHATHGTRPDWASEFQQRVTRAVIADDRAALTRFAPGDQAAAKAINSAEHYLPLLYALGAKLEGDEVGVFNDTLDGALTMTSYLFGDTAPLHALGEPAGAA; translated from the coding sequence ATGACACAGACCATGCCCTCCCTGTTCATCGGTCACGGCTCGCCGATGACCATGATCACCGACAATCCCGAGCGTCGCTTCCTCGAAGCGCTCGGCCCCCGGCTGCCGCGCCCCGAGGCGATCCTGACCGTTACCGCGCACTGGGAAACGAACGGGGCGACGCATGTCTCGTCGGGTGCCCGGCCGCGCACGATCCATGACTTCCGGGGGTTCCCTCAGGAACTCTACGATATGCAGTACCCCGCGTCCGGTGCGCCCGATCTGCTTGACCGGATCGATGCCCTGAGCGGTGATCTGCCGGTGACACGCGATGCCTCCTGGGGCTTCGACCACGGGGTTTGGGGCGTGCTGCGCCCTCTCTTTCCCGAAGCCGACATCCCGGTCGTGGCGATGAGCGTGAACCATGCCCTGAGCGCCGAAGCACACCTCGAGCTCGCCGCAAGGCTCGCCCCGCTGCGCCGTGAAGGCGTGATGATCGTGGGCAGCGGTAACGTGGTGCACAACCTCAGGCTCTACCACGCGACCCACGGCACCCGCCCCGACTGGGCGAGCGAATTCCAGCAGCGCGTGACCCGGGCAGTAATTGCCGACGACCGCGCCGCGCTCACCCGCTTCGCCCCTGGCGACCAGGCTGCGGCCAAGGCAATCAACTCCGCCGAGCACTATCTGCCGCTGCTCTATGCACTGGGCGCGAAGCTCGAAGGCGACGAGGTTGGCGTGTTCAACGACACGCTTGATGGTGCCTTGACGATGACTTCGTATCTGTTCGGCGATACAGCACCGCTGCACGCGCTGGGCGAACCTGCCGGCGCGGCCTGA
- a CDS encoding vWA domain-containing protein produces MLLNFIDELRAAGIQASLKEHLVLLEALDREVIEQTPEAFYYLARATFVKDEGLLDRFDQVFQKVFAGVFSDYGQQPVDVPEDWLRALAERYFTEEEMEQVKSLGSWDEIMETLKQRLEEQKEKHSGGNKWIGTGGTSPFGHSGYNPEGVRIGGKSQHKRAIKVWEKREFANLDNSRELGTRNMKVALRRLRRFAREGAAQELDLEETISGTAKQGWLDIRMRPERHNAVKVLLFLDVGGSMDPFVELVENLFSAATGEFKNMEFFYFHNCLYEGVWKDNRRRWSQRTPTWDILHKYGHDYKVIFVGDAAMSPYEIAYPGGSVEHMNEESGETWIKRVVQTYPATVWLNPVPREHWAYTRSTQMMRELVGDAMYPLTLDGLDEAMRFLTRKKS; encoded by the coding sequence ATGCTCCTGAACTTCATCGACGAACTGCGTGCGGCGGGCATCCAGGCCTCGCTCAAGGAGCATCTCGTCCTGCTCGAGGCTCTCGATCGCGAGGTGATCGAGCAGACGCCCGAAGCCTTCTATTACCTCGCGCGTGCTACTTTCGTGAAAGACGAGGGGCTTCTCGACCGCTTCGACCAGGTCTTCCAGAAGGTCTTTGCCGGTGTCTTCTCCGATTACGGACAGCAGCCCGTCGATGTGCCCGAGGACTGGCTGCGCGCCCTTGCCGAGCGCTACTTCACCGAGGAGGAGATGGAGCAGGTCAAGTCGCTGGGCTCGTGGGACGAGATCATGGAGACGCTCAAGCAGCGGCTCGAGGAGCAGAAGGAGAAGCACTCGGGCGGCAACAAGTGGATCGGAACGGGCGGCACCTCACCGTTCGGCCACTCGGGCTATAACCCTGAAGGCGTGCGCATTGGCGGCAAGAGCCAGCACAAGCGCGCGATCAAGGTCTGGGAGAAGCGCGAGTTCGCCAATCTCGACAACAGCCGCGAACTGGGCACGCGCAATATGAAGGTCGCGCTGCGCCGCCTGCGCCGCTTTGCGCGCGAAGGCGCGGCGCAGGAGCTGGACCTCGAGGAGACGATCTCCGGGACCGCGAAACAGGGCTGGCTCGACATCCGGATGCGGCCCGAACGGCACAACGCGGTCAAAGTGCTGCTCTTCCTCGACGTCGGGGGATCGATGGATCCCTTCGTCGAGCTGGTCGAAAACCTGTTTTCCGCCGCGACCGGCGAGTTCAAGAACATGGAGTTCTTCTACTTCCACAACTGTCTCTACGAAGGCGTGTGGAAGGACAACCGCCGCCGCTGGTCGCAGCGCACGCCGACCTGGGATATCCTCCATAAGTACGGCCACGACTACAAGGTAATCTTCGTCGGCGATGCCGCGATGAGCCCTTACGAGATCGCCTATCCGGGCGGTTCGGTCGAGCATATGAACGAGGAGAGCGGCGAGACCTGGATCAAGCGGGTGGTCCAGACTTATCCCGCGACGGTCTGGCTCAACCCTGTCCCGCGCGAACACTGGGCCTATACGCGCTCGACGCAGATGATGCGCGAGCTCGTCGGCGATGCCATGTACCCGCTGACCCTCGACGGGCTGGACGAGGCCATGCGTTTTCTCACGCGCAAGAAGAGCTGA